In Maridesulfovibrio sp., a single genomic region encodes these proteins:
- a CDS encoding bacteriohemerythrin, protein MNISDRLKFSVVLLGLIPVILALVLWLLCPEIITGTAATVLVSGTILSVAVSTLVYISIRRDLRKPLRQLHNYAVEIAKGQKLSDCEGVFKYELLDLKEAICSMINGLEEAGKKATELRRAAQQKAEESEQALALSKEKEEETTRLLDSMRKVADKAKSSSVTIFSNINELIERIEAVGEGVQIQRDRMTETATAMEEMNSTVFEVAKNASLAAGNAEESRANAATGAEGVDSAVTAIRKVEQEVLSLKETMAQLGRGAESIGQVINVINDIADQTNLLALNAAIEAARAGEAGRGFAVVADEVRKLAEKTMVATKEVGDAITDIQQHAQTNVVSVERAAADIVSGAEIAAESGRHMEVIVNIIESTSVQVDSIATASEEQSATSEEINSAVSEVTRVAQETADGMDEAREVLIAVSGLVQELDTLIHGMATGELESATGSELITWSDSAYSVGIRAIDIQHKKLVDMINGLHKAMRDRASERVMKKLVEELKNYTVEHFNCEEKLFDKYGYPATKGHKKLHEKFVSQVQDFDEELKSGKAKVTMEVMQFLTDWLIQHIQGDDRKYTAFLNSHGVR, encoded by the coding sequence ATGAATATTTCAGACCGTCTCAAATTTTCCGTAGTCCTGCTCGGACTCATCCCTGTTATATTGGCCCTGGTTCTGTGGCTGCTCTGCCCTGAAATCATAACAGGCACCGCGGCAACCGTACTTGTCAGCGGAACCATCCTGAGCGTTGCGGTCTCCACGCTGGTATACATCAGCATCCGCCGGGACCTGCGCAAACCCCTGAGACAGCTTCATAATTATGCAGTAGAAATCGCGAAGGGTCAGAAGCTCAGCGACTGCGAAGGAGTTTTCAAATACGAACTTCTCGATCTTAAAGAAGCTATCTGCTCAATGATCAACGGTCTTGAAGAGGCCGGTAAAAAGGCCACGGAATTACGCCGTGCAGCCCAGCAGAAAGCGGAAGAAAGCGAACAGGCTCTGGCGCTTAGCAAAGAGAAGGAAGAAGAAACAACCAGACTGCTGGACTCCATGCGCAAAGTAGCAGACAAAGCCAAAAGTTCATCCGTAACTATATTCTCCAACATCAATGAACTGATAGAACGCATTGAAGCCGTGGGCGAGGGTGTTCAGATTCAGCGTGACCGTATGACCGAAACAGCCACGGCAATGGAAGAAATGAACTCCACGGTCTTTGAGGTTGCCAAAAACGCATCACTTGCGGCTGGAAACGCCGAAGAATCCAGAGCCAATGCCGCAACCGGCGCGGAAGGAGTCGACTCCGCAGTTACCGCCATACGCAAAGTTGAGCAGGAGGTCCTTTCTCTCAAGGAAACAATGGCCCAGCTCGGTCGCGGCGCTGAAAGCATCGGACAGGTAATAAACGTCATCAACGATATTGCCGACCAGACCAACCTGCTTGCCCTCAACGCCGCCATTGAAGCGGCCAGAGCAGGGGAAGCCGGACGCGGATTCGCCGTAGTTGCGGACGAAGTGCGTAAACTGGCCGAAAAAACCATGGTCGCCACAAAAGAGGTCGGAGACGCCATAACCGACATCCAGCAGCACGCACAGACCAACGTTGTCTCGGTTGAACGGGCCGCAGCGGATATTGTATCCGGAGCGGAGATCGCCGCTGAATCAGGACGGCATATGGAGGTCATCGTAAATATCATCGAATCCACTTCGGTACAGGTGGACTCGATAGCTACTGCGTCCGAAGAACAGTCCGCCACCAGTGAAGAGATCAACAGCGCTGTCTCGGAAGTAACAAGGGTGGCTCAGGAAACAGCGGACGGAATGGACGAAGCCAGAGAAGTGCTCATAGCCGTTTCCGGGCTGGTTCAGGAACTGGATACCCTCATCCACGGAATGGCAACAGGCGAGCTTGAATCCGCAACAGGAAGTGAGCTAATTACCTGGAGCGACTCCGCCTATTCTGTTGGAATCAGGGCCATAGACATACAGCACAAAAAACTGGTGGATATGATCAACGGACTGCACAAGGCCATGCGTGACCGGGCTTCCGAACGGGTCATGAAAAAACTGGTCGAAGAATTGAAAAACTACACGGTTGAGCACTTCAATTGCGAAGAAAAACTTTTTGACAAGTACGGTTACCCTGCAACCAAGGGCCACAAGAAACTCCACGAGAAATTTGTAAGCCAGGTACAGGACTTTGACGAAGAATTGAAAAGCGGCAAGGCCAAAGTGACCATGGAAGTCATGCAGTTTCTTACCGACTGGCTCATACAGCACATTCAGGGTGACGACAGAAAGTACACCGCGTTCCTCAACAGCCACGGAGTTAGATAG
- a CDS encoding methylenetetrahydrofolate reductase produces the protein MQVVRNIQETDRFFSFEFFPPKDKETWPAFMEKAGRLADLGPLFVSVTYGAGGSSHDNSLEICGILKGEMGIDILAHLTCVGAGEKSIDRFIDRLGECGVSDILALGGDGRAEEDASSRFSHACDLVEYVNEKFPSIGLGVAGYPGAHPESPSVEQDLNWHCGKLAKGADFTVTQLFFDNRRYFDYADRLSGLGAHAPVIPGVLPIRSLASLRRIMSLCGAAIPGDLYCGVEKAFGQGGDEAVMEFGFDFARRQIADLLDKGAPGVHIYTLNQADLCERLIGSLKDDGYFS, from the coding sequence ATGCAAGTGGTAAGGAATATTCAGGAGACCGACCGTTTTTTCTCGTTCGAGTTTTTTCCCCCCAAGGACAAGGAAACATGGCCTGCATTTATGGAAAAAGCCGGTCGTCTGGCCGATCTTGGTCCTCTGTTCGTTTCCGTTACGTACGGAGCCGGAGGATCGTCCCACGACAACTCTCTTGAAATCTGCGGTATTCTCAAGGGGGAAATGGGAATAGATATTCTGGCCCATCTTACTTGTGTCGGGGCGGGTGAAAAATCCATAGACCGGTTTATCGACCGGTTGGGGGAGTGCGGTGTAAGCGATATTCTGGCGCTAGGAGGAGACGGAAGGGCGGAGGAAGACGCGAGCAGCCGTTTTTCTCACGCCTGCGACCTTGTTGAGTATGTGAATGAAAAATTTCCGTCCATCGGACTCGGCGTGGCCGGTTATCCCGGCGCACACCCGGAATCTCCATCTGTGGAGCAGGATTTGAACTGGCATTGCGGCAAGCTTGCCAAAGGTGCTGATTTTACCGTGACCCAGCTTTTTTTCGATAACCGCCGTTATTTCGATTATGCGGACAGGCTGTCCGGGCTGGGGGCGCATGCCCCGGTCATCCCCGGAGTTCTGCCCATCCGGTCGCTTGCCTCTCTGCGCCGGATTATGTCCCTGTGCGGGGCGGCCATTCCCGGTGATCTGTATTGCGGGGTGGAAAAGGCGTTTGGGCAGGGCGGTGACGAGGCAGTCATGGAGTTCGGATTCGATTTTGCCCGCAGGCAGATAGCCGACCTGTTGGATAAGGGCGCGCCCGGCGTGCATATCTACACCCTGAATCAGGCGGACCTTTGTGAAAGGCTGATAGGAAGCCTGAAAGATGACGGATATTTCAGCTGA
- a CDS encoding response regulator, with protein MKFRIFHGSVRKKLVFLVLLATLPAFMLNFGTEWEKRQKTLDTLKLDTTIYLNSFSHVQQRITDSTKTLLQTVAAMPAVKKMERDTIHEILTTILQENPMFTNVILVDTKGDVVTAGRDTDEARQFNFSDRKQFREALQTGSFSAGQFMVGKQTRMSIFPFAMPITTYEGTYAGVMLIGVSLDDYSRLFDECSFQSGLFFGACDAYGIRIFRHPMPKGLSIGQPIQKTIFDQARAAKGSSTMELKDSSGVDRIIASTPLRLTPDSEPYMYMFMGRDSSAALSNTDSVLIRGLLTTFASLTLALLIAWFVGGRGIAGNLERMAVIAHNLGSDKPIPPSNIDYDDGEIGYLARTWDNMIAMLNKREKEKNEALAQLSESEERHRIILEHNPGGIALINPDTLEILFANPAFMTLFEIATTSLSTVTLCDLHPSKDCPRVREELNRHLRSGGGTTQEMAFRTLNGKIVLTDFSTAVLTLIGKTYLAGFFTDITERKNSEHELLTAKEMAERANVVKDDFLANISHELRTPLNGVMGMLQLLELSDLSEGQAGYVDIALKSSNSLRRVIDDLLDFTKIEAGMLDIREEPFDLENLLRQCVDLLRVQADEKGLQLTWNVHPGTNKKFLGDTGRLRQILFNLLGNAIKFTETGLISIESFTLPSPEESRERLFLSVTDTGVGIPDDRIKDIFESFTQVDGSRTRKYQGVGLGLSIVKRLVSLMNGSMTIESEPGMGTRVQFCVSVGSCIQVEDTDEEEPLSGHLDRKLKLLLVEDEKVNMFMAKHILEKMGHDVDCAENGRQCLAQIARQPYDAVLMDIQMPEMTGIEATRRIRFASEFESVSSIPIIALSAHATSSDVEAAMRAGVNEYITKPFERARLEEALQKIGSNLNFSRTDNG; from the coding sequence ATGAAATTCAGGATATTTCATGGTTCAGTAAGAAAGAAACTGGTCTTTCTGGTACTGCTGGCAACTCTCCCCGCGTTCATGCTCAATTTCGGCACGGAATGGGAAAAGCGCCAAAAAACACTTGATACTCTCAAACTTGATACAACAATTTATTTGAACAGCTTCAGTCATGTCCAGCAGAGAATCACCGATTCCACCAAAACGCTGCTCCAGACAGTAGCAGCCATGCCTGCAGTAAAAAAAATGGAACGGGATACAATCCATGAAATCCTGACAACCATTCTGCAGGAAAATCCGATGTTCACAAACGTCATCCTGGTAGATACCAAGGGAGATGTAGTAACAGCGGGCAGGGACACCGACGAGGCCAGACAGTTTAATTTTTCAGACCGCAAACAGTTCAGGGAAGCACTGCAGACAGGCTCATTTTCTGCAGGACAGTTCATGGTGGGAAAACAGACCAGAATGTCCATTTTTCCATTTGCCATGCCTATCACAACATATGAAGGCACCTATGCAGGAGTCATGCTTATAGGTGTAAGTCTTGATGACTACAGCAGACTTTTCGATGAATGCTCTTTCCAGTCAGGACTTTTCTTCGGGGCCTGTGATGCATATGGAATAAGAATTTTCAGGCACCCCATGCCGAAAGGCCTTTCCATAGGACAACCCATTCAAAAAACAATTTTCGATCAGGCCCGGGCGGCGAAGGGCAGTTCTACCATGGAACTGAAAGATTCGTCCGGAGTGGACAGGATAATCGCTTCGACCCCGTTACGGCTGACACCTGACAGCGAGCCGTACATGTACATGTTCATGGGACGGGATTCTTCTGCTGCGCTGAGCAATACCGACTCAGTGCTGATACGCGGGCTGCTCACAACTTTTGCATCTCTCACACTGGCACTGCTGATAGCATGGTTTGTAGGAGGGCGGGGAATTGCCGGAAATCTGGAACGAATGGCTGTTATAGCCCATAATCTAGGCAGCGATAAACCTATCCCCCCAAGCAATATAGATTATGACGACGGTGAAATAGGATACCTTGCCCGAACATGGGACAATATGATCGCCATGCTCAATAAAAGGGAAAAAGAAAAAAACGAAGCCCTTGCCCAACTCTCCGAAAGCGAAGAAAGGCACAGAATCATACTTGAGCACAATCCCGGAGGGATAGCGCTCATAAATCCAGACACACTGGAAATACTGTTCGCCAATCCGGCTTTTATGACTCTTTTCGAGATAGCGACAACCTCTCTGTCCACAGTAACGCTATGCGATCTGCACCCGAGTAAAGACTGTCCACGAGTACGCGAAGAGTTGAACAGGCACCTGCGTTCCGGGGGCGGAACAACGCAGGAAATGGCATTCAGGACCTTGAACGGAAAAATTGTGCTGACGGATTTCAGTACCGCAGTGCTCACACTCATCGGCAAAACATATCTGGCCGGATTTTTCACCGACATAACGGAACGCAAAAATTCCGAACACGAACTGCTGACGGCAAAGGAAATGGCGGAGCGGGCCAATGTGGTCAAGGATGATTTTCTGGCCAATATAAGCCACGAACTGCGGACTCCCCTGAACGGAGTAATGGGCATGCTGCAACTGCTGGAACTTTCCGACCTGAGTGAAGGCCAGGCCGGCTATGTGGATATCGCCCTTAAGTCGTCAAACAGCCTGCGCAGAGTTATTGACGATCTGCTCGATTTTACCAAGATAGAAGCCGGCATGCTTGATATCCGGGAGGAACCTTTCGACCTTGAAAACCTCCTGCGCCAATGCGTGGATCTCCTTCGTGTTCAGGCAGATGAAAAAGGATTGCAGCTTACATGGAATGTGCATCCGGGTACGAATAAAAAATTTCTCGGCGATACCGGCAGGCTGCGGCAGATTCTCTTTAACCTGCTCGGCAATGCCATAAAATTCACTGAAACGGGCTTGATTTCAATTGAATCGTTTACACTCCCATCTCCTGAAGAATCACGTGAAAGGCTGTTCCTTTCCGTAACGGATACAGGGGTAGGTATCCCCGACGACAGAATAAAAGACATTTTCGAGTCCTTCACACAGGTGGACGGGTCCAGAACGCGCAAATATCAGGGAGTCGGTCTCGGGCTATCCATAGTCAAAAGACTGGTGTCCCTGATGAACGGGAGTATGACAATTGAAAGTGAACCGGGCATGGGAACCAGAGTACAGTTCTGCGTATCCGTGGGTAGCTGTATACAGGTTGAAGACACAGATGAAGAAGAGCCCTTGTCCGGCCATTTAGACAGAAAGCTGAAACTGCTGCTGGTGGAAGATGAGAAGGTAAACATGTTCATGGCCAAACATATTCTGGAAAAAATGGGTCATGATGTAGACTGCGCTGAAAACGGCAGACAGTGTCTGGCCCAGATCGCCAGACAGCCGTATGATGCCGTGCTTATGGATATCCAGATGCCGGAAATGACCGGCATAGAAGCCACCAGACGCATACGTTTCGCTTCGGAATTTGAAAGCGTTTCCTCCATCCCTATCATAGCATTATCCGCTCATGCGACCAGTTCGGATGTTGAGGCTGCAATGCGAGCCGGGGTAAATGAATATATTACCAAACCCTTCGAACGCGCACGGCTGGAAGAAGCCCTTCAGAAAATTGGAAGCAACCTCAACTTTTCCAGAACCGACAACGGATAA
- a CDS encoding DUF4136 domain-containing protein, which yields MRKLLAIFTLLAILLSGCVYVDMSVENKPTPGVDFSKLKTFGFKKRSESRKEVEDMLLNSAKLELEAKGFTYSATNPDFLIVVGFGSKSYMERGVSYSRDSVEYDFISKSYSDIGVNPAPDASRQDNTVSIFLVTPDKTYLWKGLATSSDFEGIGVVGKCLVKGALTRFPGVDGTYREKFNVSDCP from the coding sequence GTGAGGAAGTTACTGGCAATTTTCACTTTGTTGGCCATTTTGCTTTCAGGGTGTGTATATGTTGATATGAGTGTTGAGAATAAACCGACTCCGGGAGTTGATTTCAGCAAGCTGAAAACCTTCGGGTTCAAGAAGCGCAGCGAATCACGGAAGGAAGTCGAGGACATGCTGCTGAACTCAGCAAAGCTGGAGCTTGAAGCAAAGGGTTTTACATACTCCGCGACCAACCCGGATTTTCTGATTGTCGTCGGTTTCGGGTCCAAGTCCTATATGGAAAGGGGCGTAAGCTATTCCCGGGACTCGGTGGAATATGATTTCATCAGCAAGAGTTATTCGGATATAGGGGTGAATCCTGCCCCGGATGCTTCGCGCCAGGACAACACGGTCAGCATTTTTCTGGTTACCCCGGACAAGACCTATCTGTGGAAGGGACTTGCAACCAGCTCCGATTTTGAAGGCATCGGCGTGGTTGGCAAATGCCTGGTGAAAGGTGCATTGACCCGCTTCCCCGGAGTTGACGGCACATACCGGGAAAAGTTCAATGTCAGCGACTGCCCATAG
- a CDS encoding M48 family metalloprotease: MVRNRIISRRTALKLTAGGTLGLLAGCAINPVTGQQQLMLISPQQEIDMDHQNSPHQFSADYGAVQNKTVNSYISEVGSSLAATSHRPDMPYTFRCVNAVYVNAYAFPGGSIACTRGILLTLDNEAELAALLGHEIGHVCARHTASRMSSSMAIQGVIAIGTGVVATQNRDLIPLAAGLGGIGAGLLLASYSRSDERQADSLGMEYMDNAGYDPEGMVGLMEELNRLNESQPSFVQQMFASHPMSSERLATAIEKRDTTYSDRRGKLLHERYMDNIAPVLKIKPAIEEMQKGEAQMRRKAFTEAEKHFSRALSIAPGDYAGLLLMSKCMMAMGKNNEGLAYARKAEEKNPEEAQALHMLGMLNLKTGRVEQALNNFTAYEKVLPGNPMTNFYTGFSYEAIGNKAMAAQQYSLFLRASGQGDYAKHAYSRLLSWGYVRQ; encoded by the coding sequence ATGGTAAGAAACAGGATAATTTCCCGCAGGACAGCGCTGAAACTCACTGCAGGGGGAACCCTCGGGCTGCTGGCAGGCTGCGCAATAAATCCCGTCACCGGACAACAGCAACTGATGCTGATATCCCCGCAGCAGGAAATTGATATGGACCACCAGAATTCCCCGCATCAATTTTCAGCCGACTACGGTGCGGTGCAGAACAAAACGGTCAACAGCTACATCAGTGAAGTGGGTTCTTCACTGGCCGCGACCAGCCACCGCCCGGACATGCCCTACACTTTCCGCTGCGTAAACGCGGTTTACGTCAACGCCTACGCCTTCCCGGGCGGAAGCATCGCCTGCACCAGAGGAATTCTGCTCACTCTGGACAATGAAGCCGAACTGGCTGCCCTGCTCGGCCACGAAATAGGCCACGTATGCGCCCGGCATACAGCGTCCCGAATGAGTTCATCCATGGCGATACAGGGGGTAATAGCTATCGGGACAGGGGTGGTGGCCACCCAGAACAGGGACCTGATTCCGCTGGCCGCTGGCCTCGGAGGGATAGGTGCCGGCCTGCTGCTGGCCAGCTATTCTCGTTCCGATGAACGGCAGGCGGACAGTCTGGGAATGGAATATATGGATAACGCAGGCTACGACCCGGAAGGAATGGTCGGGCTGATGGAGGAATTGAACAGACTGAACGAAAGCCAGCCGTCTTTTGTACAGCAGATGTTCGCATCCCATCCCATGAGTTCCGAACGTCTGGCAACCGCCATTGAAAAACGCGATACAACCTATTCCGACAGACGTGGAAAACTCCTTCATGAGCGCTACATGGACAACATCGCCCCGGTATTGAAAATCAAACCGGCCATAGAGGAAATGCAGAAAGGAGAAGCGCAGATGCGCCGGAAGGCATTCACCGAAGCGGAAAAACATTTTTCCCGGGCTCTGAGCATTGCCCCCGGAGATTACGCAGGACTGCTGCTCATGTCCAAGTGCATGATGGCAATGGGCAAGAATAATGAAGGGCTGGCCTATGCCCGCAAAGCGGAAGAAAAGAATCCCGAAGAAGCGCAGGCACTGCATATGCTGGGCATGCTTAACCTCAAGACAGGACGGGTTGAACAGGCCCTGAACAACTTCACCGCCTATGAAAAAGTCCTGCCCGGAAACCCCATGACCAATTTCTATACGGGTTTCTCATACGAAGCCATCGGCAACAAAGCCATGGCAGCCCAACAATACAGCCTGTTCCTGAGGGCTTCCGGTCAGGGAGATTATGCAAAACATGCCTACAGCAGACTGCTCTCATGGGGATATGTGCGCCAGTAA
- a CDS encoding LysE family transporter yields the protein MLESVLTLLTVCFLARMSPGPDMMLLIHHSGSGNSTSGSFFSGSRSAYGCVLGVCTGLAFHVSLSILGLALLLKSNHLLFEVLRYAGAMYLIYIGCRCLMDKSTTVLTDGEVCAPAATFGQGFRDGLFCNLLNPKVTLFILSVFMQLTGPDSGLTEKIVYGSVIVGEALVGWVLFLLFLNTPFMKRIYGCHASVLNKATGTILLLLGGAIFIYG from the coding sequence ATGCTTGAATCCGTTCTGACTTTACTGACCGTCTGCTTTCTGGCCCGCATGAGTCCGGGACCGGATATGATGCTTCTCATTCACCACTCCGGGAGCGGGAATTCTACATCCGGCAGTTTTTTTTCAGGATCACGCAGTGCCTACGGATGTGTACTTGGAGTATGCACAGGGCTGGCTTTCCATGTCAGTCTTTCCATTCTAGGTCTGGCTCTGCTCCTTAAAAGCAACCACCTGCTTTTCGAAGTCCTGCGGTATGCAGGAGCGATGTACCTGATTTATATCGGCTGCCGCTGCCTTATGGACAAAAGCACAACCGTTTTGACGGACGGGGAAGTATGTGCACCGGCGGCGACTTTCGGTCAGGGGTTCAGAGACGGACTGTTCTGCAACCTGCTGAATCCGAAAGTGACCCTTTTCATCCTCAGTGTATTCATGCAGCTTACCGGCCCTGATTCCGGGTTGACGGAAAAGATTGTATACGGTTCAGTCATAGTCGGGGAAGCGCTGGTAGGCTGGGTGTTGTTTCTGCTCTTCCTGAACACACCTTTCATGAAAAGGATCTACGGCTGCCACGCGTCCGTCCTCAACAAAGCCACCGGGACGATCCTGCTGCTTCTGGGCGGAGCAATCTTCATTTACGGATAA
- a CDS encoding trimeric intracellular cation channel family protein: MTGDNSAFINTAIHVFNYMGDAIFAISGALAAGRERLDIVGYVFIGVITGIGGGTIRDLLLGRTVWWVKDPSEMLVCVFAALLTFFWPGQARKGGAVALVWSDAIGVSAFCVVGSSIALQTGAHPVIAVLMGMITCIGGGVIRDVLTTRRPMILRGELYAVAVLAGAATYVLLVSTGVPGPMPSICGFFITLVIRSLAIIYSIRLGPPGEFLRIGDN, translated from the coding sequence ATGACAGGGGATAATTCCGCTTTCATCAATACCGCGATTCACGTCTTCAATTATATGGGTGACGCAATTTTCGCAATCAGCGGAGCGCTTGCTGCCGGGCGCGAGCGGCTGGATATTGTCGGCTACGTTTTTATCGGTGTTATCACCGGTATCGGCGGAGGTACTATCCGGGACCTGCTTCTGGGGCGCACTGTGTGGTGGGTCAAAGACCCCAGCGAGATGCTGGTCTGCGTGTTTGCCGCGCTCCTGACCTTTTTCTGGCCCGGCCAGGCGCGTAAGGGCGGCGCTGTCGCACTTGTGTGGTCCGATGCCATCGGCGTGAGCGCCTTTTGCGTGGTGGGCAGCAGTATTGCTCTGCAAACCGGAGCCCATCCCGTCATCGCCGTGCTTATGGGCATGATAACCTGCATCGGCGGCGGAGTAATCCGTGACGTGCTTACCACTCGCCGTCCCATGATCCTGCGCGGAGAGCTTTACGCTGTGGCCGTGCTCGCAGGAGCAGCCACTTACGTTCTCCTTGTGTCTACAGGCGTTCCCGGACCTATGCCATCCATCTGCGGATTCTTCATCACTCTGGTGATCAGAAGTCTGGCCATTATATATTCCATCCGTCTGGGCCCTCCGGGGGAATTCCTGCGTATCGGTGATAACTGA
- the metE gene encoding 5-methyltetrahydropteroyltriglutamate--homocysteine S-methyltransferase yields the protein MLTHTLGYPRMGSNRELKKKLEAYWNGSAGADDLALTARKLRLAHWKTQSEAGIDLLPVGDFSYYDHMLDNAVRFGAFPERFGVAGERAGLDDYFRMARGETGENGVPAMEMTKWFDTNYHYIVPEFREGQQFRLADESILEQAAEAVAAGHKVKAVLPGPFTFLLLGKCADRPFDRLSLLENLIPAYCELLEKISTVCEWVQLDEPVLALDLDPEVRGLFGPVYRTFREAALKLKVMVAVYFGGLGDNLETAAGLPVDALHVDLVRGGQDLAPLLESLRPGLSLSLGVVDGRNIWRADLDRAVELVKKAAKKLGSERVMVGPSCSLLHVPFDLELETGLDDEIKSWLSFARQKCVEVGCIAAAATGGDVDDILTENRRILDGRRKSVRVNNPDVSARLKSLGAEAFKRQSTYAVRSGVQRKALGLPLLPTTTIGSFPQTPEVRATRRKFKTGEIDRDEYVRFMRAYIEDCVHRQEEAGLDVLVHGEPERNDMVEYFGEHFEGFCFTSNGWVQSYGSRCVKPPVIYGDVSRPQPVTVDWINYARSVSDREVKGMLTGPVTILCWSFVRDDCHRSEVCRQIALAVRDEVSDLEKGGVSIIQIDEPALREGLPLRRSEQDEYLRWAGESFRLASSGVADRTQIHTHMCYCEFGDIMAAIAGLDADVISIEASRSRMELLGSFREFNYPNEVGPGVYDIHSPAVPSVEGIEELLEKALEVIPAERLWVNPDCGLKTRRWEEVEPALENMVRAARNVREKI from the coding sequence ATGCTGACGCACACACTGGGCTACCCTAGAATGGGCAGTAACCGGGAACTGAAGAAAAAACTGGAAGCCTACTGGAACGGATCAGCCGGAGCGGATGATCTGGCCCTGACCGCAAGGAAACTAAGGCTGGCACACTGGAAGACCCAGTCCGAAGCAGGGATAGACCTGCTGCCTGTGGGCGACTTTTCATATTATGATCATATGCTGGACAACGCCGTACGGTTCGGGGCTTTCCCGGAACGGTTCGGTGTTGCCGGAGAAAGGGCCGGTCTGGACGACTATTTCAGGATGGCCCGTGGCGAAACCGGAGAAAACGGCGTCCCGGCCATGGAGATGACCAAATGGTTCGATACCAATTACCACTACATTGTTCCGGAATTCAGGGAAGGCCAGCAGTTCCGCCTTGCCGATGAGAGCATTCTGGAGCAGGCCGCGGAAGCTGTTGCGGCAGGCCACAAGGTCAAGGCCGTTCTGCCGGGACCTTTCACTTTCCTGCTACTCGGCAAATGCGCGGATCGTCCGTTCGACAGGCTGTCGCTGCTGGAGAACCTCATCCCCGCCTATTGTGAACTGCTGGAAAAGATATCGACCGTATGCGAATGGGTGCAGCTGGATGAACCCGTGCTGGCCCTTGACCTTGACCCGGAAGTGCGCGGGCTGTTCGGGCCGGTCTATCGGACCTTCAGGGAAGCTGCGCTGAAGCTTAAAGTTATGGTGGCAGTTTATTTCGGAGGATTGGGGGATAACCTGGAAACCGCAGCCGGTCTTCCCGTGGATGCCCTGCATGTGGACCTTGTCCGCGGCGGACAGGATCTGGCCCCGCTTCTTGAATCCTTGCGGCCGGGACTTTCGCTTTCGCTTGGGGTGGTAGACGGGCGCAACATCTGGCGTGCCGATCTCGACAGGGCGGTGGAGCTTGTCAAAAAGGCGGCGAAAAAGCTTGGCTCGGAACGGGTCATGGTCGGTCCATCCTGCTCGCTGCTGCATGTTCCTTTTGATCTTGAGCTTGAAACCGGGCTTGATGATGAAATTAAGTCCTGGCTTTCTTTCGCCCGGCAGAAATGCGTTGAAGTCGGCTGCATTGCTGCGGCGGCAACGGGAGGCGATGTTGATGATATTCTGACCGAGAACCGCCGTATACTGGACGGTCGCCGCAAAAGTGTCCGGGTGAATAATCCCGATGTTTCCGCCCGGCTGAAATCTCTAGGTGCCGAGGCCTTCAAGCGTCAATCTACTTATGCCGTCCGTTCCGGAGTGCAGCGCAAGGCCCTTGGGCTGCCATTGCTGCCCACGACAACGATCGGTTCCTTTCCCCAGACTCCCGAAGTCCGTGCGACCAGAAGAAAATTCAAGACCGGTGAGATCGACCGGGATGAATATGTGCGTTTCATGCGTGCTTATATTGAAGACTGCGTGCACCGTCAGGAAGAGGCCGGTCTGGACGTGCTGGTTCACGGAGAGCCGGAGCGCAACGACATGGTTGAATATTTCGGTGAGCATTTCGAAGGGTTCTGCTTCACTTCCAACGGGTGGGTGCAGAGCTACGGCTCCAGATGCGTTAAACCGCCGGTGATTTACGGAGATGTCTCAAGGCCGCAGCCGGTTACCGTGGACTGGATAAATTACGCCCGTTCCGTTTCCGATCGTGAGGTCAAAGGCATGCTGACCGGACCGGTCACGATCCTCTGCTGGAGTTTTGTGCGGGATGACTGCCATCGCAGCGAGGTATGCAGGCAGATAGCTCTGGCCGTGCGTGATGAAGTTTCCGACCTTGAAAAGGGCGGTGTTTCGATCATTCAGATTGATGAACCAGCCCTGCGCGAGGGACTTCCCCTGCGCCGGTCGGAACAGGATGAATATCTCCGCTGGGCCGGGGAATCCTTCCGGCTGGCATCATCCGGCGTTGCAGACCGGACCCAGATTCATACCCATATGTGCTATTGCGAATTCGGCGACATCATGGCGGCAATTGCCGGGCTTGATGCCGATGTGATCAGCATAGAGGCCAGCCGCAGCCGCATGGAGCTGCTCGGCAGCTTCCGGGAATTCAACTATCCCAACGAGGTCGGTCCCGGCGTCTATGATATCCACAGTCCGGCGGTCCCTTCAGTTGAAGGGATAGAAGAGCTGCTTGAAAAAGCCCTTGAAGTCATCCCCGCAGAGCGTTTGTGGGTCAACCCGGATTGCGGCCTCAAGACCCGACGCTGGGAAGAAGTGGAACCAGCGCTTGAAAACATGGTCCGCGCAGCCCGCAATGTCCGGGAGAAAATCTGA